ctttcggttttgtacacagGCTTCAAACAGCTGGAAAAAAACTCTGGTTATTGAGAATATATTTCACAACGGTTTAGATggcacaatgattctctacacaggTAGTATTCATCTCTTACCCTGAGGTCCGGCACCTGCTGGatttctgttctacctgacaattaattgcacacacctggtgtcccaggtctaaatcagtccctgattagaggggaacaatgaaaaataagcagtggaactggcttcgtgGTCCAGAGTTTAggcacaaactgaaattaggcaaactattagaagtTTAGCAACCAGGTAATGGCAGTGCGATTTCTGCATATTCTACTTTTAAGTAGTTAACCACATAGCTACCCCGTCTATCTGCAATAACCCTTTTTGCACGAACCATGACTcaccacactgctgctactgtcactttattcctagttatatgtacacatctacctcgtacccctgcacagacttggtactggtacctcttgtatatagccatgctatcgtTATTCATTGTAcattttacaaagcatgtgacaaataacatttgagttGCAGTGAAACTCCTTTTCCCATTGCAGTCTTTTCACCTTCTCTcccattcaaaataaaataagcTGCAACATGTCATCTCGTGGAGTGACTGAAGTATCCATTGAGGTATTTGCTGCATATTGTGTGATATAAATATGAGTTCTAGACTTGTCACTAGCGCAAAACGCAAACATTTTATTTACAAAGCTTAGTCATACAGAGagtaaacaattttttttgctaTAACCTTGATTTGTGCAACAGGCGGCCACACAAAATCACAGCTCGCTTGTCGCACAGTTGCTATAGCaattttattttgggggggaaaaaaataaagAATGCAGACAAAGGGGTAAGAAATAAACCTAACAATGTATTCATAATTCATCCAACAAAAATATTAAAAGCGCAGACCCAAAATGAAATACCAATCCTGAAGTCCTCACACAGGTATACATAAAGGGGGAGTTGACAGTGAAATTGTGGAATGCGGAGTAGTGCGCTGCTTGAGAACCTTGGGAATGTCTCTGGATTCCATGGGGCGGAGGCAGCTCCACTCTGACCAACCGTCTGGTACAGCCTTGCcctagactagaggtcgaccgattaggatttttcaacgcagatacagattattggaggaccgaaAAAGCCGATATCGATTAAAAATCGGACGATTttctatttatttgtaataatgacaattacaacaatactgaatgaacacttattttaacttaatataatacatcaataaaacctatttagcctcaagtaaataatgaaacatgttcaatttggtttaaataatgcaaaatcaaagtgttggagaagaaagtaaaagtgcaatatgtgccatgtaagaaggCTAAAGTTTCAGTTCCttgttcagaacatgagaacatatgaaagctagtggttccttttaacatgaatcttcaatattcccaggtaagaagttttaggttgtagttattataggaattataggactatttccctctataccatttgtatttcattaacctttgactattggatgttcttataggcactttagtattgcctgtgtaacagtatagcttccgacCCTCTCCTCgttcctccctgggctcgaaccagcaacacaacgacaacagccaccatcgaagcagcgttacccatgcagagcaaggggaacaactactagaaggctcagagcaagtgatgtttgaaatgctattagcgcgcactaactagctagccatttcacttcggttacaccagcctcatctcgggagttgataggcttgaagtcataaacagcgcaatgcttgccccaaaacaaagagctgctggcaaaatgccagaaagtgctgtttgaatgaatgtttacacgcctgcttctgcctaccatcgctcagtcagatacttagatacttgtatgctcagtcagattatatgcaacgcaggacacactagataatatctagtaatatcatcaaccatgtgtagttaactagtgattatgattgattgttttttataagataagtttaattaatgctagctagcaacttaccttggcttactgcattagcgtaacaggcagtctctttGTGGAGTGCAactagagagaggcaggtcgttattgcgttggactagttaactgtaaggttgcaagattgaatcccctgacctgacaaggtaaaaatctgtcgttctgcccctgaacaaggcagttaacccaccgttcctaggtcgtcattgaaaataagaatgtgttcttaactgacttgcctagttaaattaaaaaaaaaaaggtataaaattaataaaataaaaatttataaaaaaagatatttgaaaaaaaaaatctattaaatcggcgcccaaaaatacccaTTTTTGAGAAAACTTGAAAAATCGGccataccgattaatcggtcgacctctaccctaGACGGGCTCAAAGCTGGGAGAGAGTCGTGGCGTAGGTAGGGTGGGTGTCAGggtggagagggaaggggttGGTAACTTGATAGGCTGTCGTTTTCTGCTCATAATCATCTTTGTCAGGCTCttgctttctcttctctccttggACAGCCTTGATTTCTGGTAGAAATGGGAAAGGTtcattatactatactagtgatgcACTGAcattacatttttggccgataccgatatgcaacattttccttgccaaaaaacctGATACCGATAACCAATATTAAAAATTTTagcagccttttaagcattctcgtacagttaaatagttaacacacacaaacatggacgcagcggtctaaggcaccgcaactcagtgcaagaggcgtcactacagtctctggttcaaatccaggctgtatcacatccggccgtgattgggggtcacatagggcggtgcacaattggcccagcgtcgtccaggtttggccgtggtaggccgtcattgttgttcttaactgatttgcctagttaaataaaaggttacacacAAACTGACCAAAAGGTTATTTTGATGGCACTTACGCATGTctccattaccagtaaaacatcataAAAACGcatttatttcacttacttgctgtgtcGTTCATTTGTttagtcgtttcattctcaaccaggattgatatggaacgctgtttgggtctttgcacGGCAAAAGATACATATCGATGAATTGTTGTGACATGAAATACAAGTGATagtgtaaaaaatgtatgaacgcgTTAAATTATTGTGacatgcagtcatattcaggtcctgttTGGTCACAccatttgacgtgtcaaataagcttgttgaccaatcaggacctgaatatgattGTACGTCACAATAATTTAACATGTTCATTAATTTACGTAGTTcctatttcatatgtcacaatgaTTCATCgtcgtatgctatgatgctggtaatgTTGTCTCGCACAGTGCtgatcataaaaaaaaaaatgcttgctagctcatggatgcaaacaatgttcttccccaaaaacatagcaaaaccaCATGTTTCAGTAgcatagctaggtgtcatctaaaataaccctaatttataagacagttcttatttgattaatggtggtcggacccatctatgtgaagctagccacaataaggattagccacaataatggactttgcggttagccttcaaaataaaagtttggcataattctactatttgtaatcatttgcatcactgtcaatgacactaatccttattgtggctagcttcacgacacataacccggtccggtcgagcatcactagccagatgaagttaactggctgcttataatgttagcattgggcaacagggttaagtagctggctagctatttattttcatgaacttcagttcaatttcaataggtgaacaacaagtggctacctagctaacacTTACGATTCCTAAATCCTTGCTAAGAATAataaaaatgactgcagtttctactgttATTGCTTTTCaagctggttgtattggtgctacctaaagctagctaccccagaagatGAGGTCAAACAAATGACGCTTTATtaaacgcggtattgtaaacatcGTTCATGGccggtgtttgcagacttttttgtagaGCTTTGACAGTTCTACTGTATcatttttgacacgcaaagacccaaacggcgttccatagtatgtatgtcgtaACGCTactactgtgtaactccggtaggagCTATTCTGAAAATAGTGCAATTGGTAGTGTGTAccagtgctcgaccagtcggcgaaagccaacattacccacgacagagaacagttgattgtcaagggcaatgaattccattatcttggctttaatggatttcgcctttgagttgtcttgttgaaattcttactctttcaaataactgctcgacttgttgactactcgatccacacagcagacattgtgggctaggttaggaatgctgtgttgcgcAACATTTTTACATGGCGTCATTAGCTCATGTACCTACTTTATAGGTATGcatgtcagctttgacatcggttttgcacattggCGTTAACcagatatgttcaccgatatatcatgCATCCCTATACTATAATGGTACTGTACTTAGTGAAGTATACAAAAGTGAGCTTGTGTCAAAGTATGAATGACATACCATCTTCGTCAACTTCATCATCAATGCCGAGATCTTCCTCCTGGAGAGAAGTGACAGAGCAGGTCAGCAGCCACAGAGCTCTCAAACCATGTTTATCTTTTTAAACTATTGGGTcacaaacaaaccaaaaatgGCTTTACCTCCTTATCTCCGCTGATCTCATCATCctctcctactactactactctctcctcttcatagTCATCATCCTCCTCGTCAAAGTCTTCCTCCTCTATGTCCTCATCCTCTCCTAAAAAACAAATAAACCACCTCCATTGTCAGTCATCACAGAGAAATGCCGACAAACCCTACAAATACACAACAGAATTGCCTTCCATGACAAAACATATGGATTGCAATAGAGAAATAttccatttagcagatgttttatAGTGATGCGAGCATACATTTTACGaacgggtggtcccgggaatcgaacccagtATCCTgccgttgcaagtgccatgctctaccaactgagctacagaagaCCTTCCAGTCAACGCACATCTGCACTTACATTTCCTTGTATTCCCTCAAACACAAACTAAATGGCTTCCCACCCTCATCGTCGTCATCGTCCACCTCTCCGTCCGAGTCGGATGCCTCTCGGTCCTCCACGTCGTACCCGTCCAGGTAGGTGAGCTGAGGGAGCAGCTTGAACACACTCTCCCTGTAGTCGTTCAGGTTGGTCACCTCACAGTTGAACAAGTCTAGAGACTTCAGGCCATCCAGCTTTTTCTGTGGGACCAAATTGGTCAAAACTATATGGGGAAATGAAATTTGAGGCATAGCCTGAGCCAATGAGATGGTGTCGCACTGTATTGTGCTCTACCGGGAGTTTGGTGTACCTACCAAAGGTTCCAATGTCCTGATGTCTTTCAGTTGGTTCCCGCTTAGATTTAGATGTGTGAGGTTGGGGAGTTTCTCTGCTAACACGTCAAGGCCATCAGAGATTCTGTTGTCACTGAGTTCCAACTGCAACATAATGTGAAGATATCAGTCACTTCTGTCCAAAAACACCAAAGCAAGTAACAGCCTTTCAGAAAATAATgactacgtcccaaatggaaccctattccttacatagagcactactttagaccagggccctcaaaagtgcactatatagggaatagggtgccattagggacaaaCAAATGGCTCTTTCTACACCCCCGGCAGAATTTAAGGTATTTTTCAAAAGGAGTTAACAAATGTTACTGTAAGCTTGTGTTAAAAATGGAgagaacccccccaccccacctttTTCAGTTTCCCAAGTTTGGGAAGTTTGGAGACTGAGATTAGGCCAACGTTTATCAAACTGAGGAATTCCAGATTGACAAATTCTTCTGAGAGTCCTTTGATTTTCCCTTCATTTGATCTGCAGTTGTCCAGGACAAGTTCTCGTACCTATAAGGATAAAATAATTTGTTAAATTgtaatccattttttttttaacaaaaacaCATGCATGCGTTGTTTCAGATGCATTAAACAATGGATAATGGATATTGGACCCATATTATGAAAAACATTTGATGCATTTATATAAAAGTTGTGGGAAACATGTGAGAATAGTCACATGTTGGCAACAGTAACTTGCTGCATCAATATTTTTCATGGATAAAAACAAAAAGCTTTTAATCTAAACTTCAGGATGAAAAAGGTCAATACACAAAATATGGACCGCAATGATAGGAGTGGTTGTTATTCCACTGACGGTTTCCCTGACTTCTGTATGAATACTTGCAACTGCTCAGTTCCTAGTTACAAAATGTTACATTTAATTGTTTAAAGAGCAGAGTTCACATTAAATAGTCAGGGACAGTCGTTGCGCAACAAAAAGGTTTTAAAAAGTTAACGTTGAACGTCAAAGGTCATGATTTGCACACTAACAAAGTGAAACATTGATAAGGCTGTCGAGTGGAGCCATCAATAAAAGGTATTCGGTTGCATGATGTTTTATGTCGAGGCACCGCGGTTGTTTCTTTAAACCAGCTGCCACGAGGAAGAACCGCACAATACAGTTCTACCTTCACTTGCCCGCTGTTCAGTCACTAATGACACATGCAATGCTTTTTGTTAGCAAGCTCGCTACAGGCTAGCCATTGCCCTTTTAAGCGCTGCCGTGCAGTTGAGGACCTGCAAGAGAAGCTTGACTGCCCGCCATTATCTACCCTACAGCAATGGAAAGGATTGCAAATATACTCTAAATCGAAAACATTGAGGTAAATTGATTGACTAGCCGTCGAGAGAACAACTGATAGGACAGTTTGTTAGAAATTAGGTTGCAACTGCAGCCCGCAAATCGGGGTGTTCCTACAGGAGCCTCTCTATATTGTAATGACCTGACcagatcataaaggaacaattgtccagacagagggttgagtttacgaattgatggtttattaacccaactttacacaggctactgtttggccgtagcccaTGCCAAATAAATTAAGTATATACCAGACAGATATACCAGACACTGCTGTTGGGGATGCAATCCAGCACCCTGTCCATCAAACGCTCAAAAGTAGCTGGAGCGTTGCACAGGCCGAAGCACataatggtgccaggtttcctccagacatgacgcttggcattcaggccaaagacttcaatcttggtttcatcagaccagagaatcttgttttccaTGGTCCTAGAGTCCTTtatttagatgccttttggcaaactccaattgggctgtcatgtgccttactgaggagtggctttcatctGCCCACTCCAGCATGaagacctgattggtgaagtgctgcagagatgggagaaccttccagaaggacaaccatctccacagaggaactctgtagctctgtcagagtagcCAACAGGTACAGCAAGCTTTGCAAGGAGATTATCAGGAAATGGGTTTGCCAAAACAAACTTGCTTTAAACAAGAAaagaaaaccaaagttatgttggtctgttcaactaggaaaaggccaaaacagcatgggatacaattaagtatgggagGAGTACAAATTGAAGAAGTGGCAGAAATCAAACTAGtgggagtgcagctagacaactgcttatcatggtcgtctcaaatacctaatctatgtaaaaaaaatatattaaaacagcatgcataatcagaaggatagctaaatatttaccagggAAAATCCTTCAGCAAATAACACAGGCATTGGTTGAGAGTCAAGTGAACTATTGTTCagtggtctggggaaatgcatcatctagtgaagttaggaggctgcagattgaacagaacaaagcagcaaggattgttttaaggcggagatatggttcttctgttgcagtcatgcgcagtgttcttggttggtcatcaatcaacaagataatttaaaaaaacatgcttattttataatatacatcatttaaaacgGCCAGGTTCTGTtcacaacggtattcagttggtaagagacagacagtaaatactaggaatagatttccaccatctatgcgttatccagacaaaaaaaaattggcaaaagaacatttcgatttagagcaataaagaaattgaataaattaactgagcaaactagaaacctttcaatatagaagtttaaacattatttaaaaacaatttaaatatagtatatagaaatgttgtgggactatagtagacgaagaatcaatatttatttagactgagtatttattgggtcattatgctagtgtattatgtatgtttgtaatagtgtgttatatgtgaaagtgtgtttgtattataaattgtatttaatgtttaaggactcttggaagattagtccaaatggggactaaaagagatcctaatcaaatctaatcaaatcaatcaggttcttggtcacctccctgaccaaggccctcctcccccgattgctcagtctggccgggcggccagctccaggaagagtcttggtggttccaaacttcttccatttaagaatgatggaggccactgtgttcttggtgtgCCTTCAATGATGCaattgttggtacccttccccagatctgtgccttgacacaatctgtctcatggcttggtttttgctctgatgtgTACTGTGATACCTtaaaatagacaggtgtgtgcctttccaaatcaaatccaatcaattgaattcaccacaggtgtctcaaggatgatcaatggaaacaggatgcacctgagctcaattgagtctcatagcaaagggtctgaatacatatgtaaataaggtatttgttttttttaaaacaaccatttcactttgtcattatgggataacAAAACGTGGacatgtcaaggggtctgaatactttccgaaggttgCTGGCTGTCACGTGACCTATATCAGTACACTTAacttgaacattatgaaacatatATTAGATCAAATACACCTCACGTAGAAAATAGGCCATAcatttttgttgaccaaattcaaaaCTCATTGACCgccatacaaaaactccttgcttggtTGGCGAAACAACCCCACTTGCTGGAGTGAGAAAGATTTTCAGCCAAATTAGCCCTCACTTCCTCTTTGTTATAGCTAGTACACACCAGTAGCACAGAACAAtcagacagatatttcaccagtTGTATGAATATGAAGCATCTGGTTGGTGTCTGGTTAGCATCTGGTCACTCAATActaaatatggtgatgagaggaagcccagtggccagcAATGGGAGAAGATGGAGTTTGGGCCGACATTCTGCTAATTTTCTCATctattaaacatttgatctccatacAGTATTGtgtttccaaaactagaatctgtaacAGACAAGAGTTTTGTAGATTTGACCCTTTGCCaaagtattttttaaaaatgtacgtGTTCCATATGAAAAATATGCAATAAATGATAGAAcgtgccaataggatctcactagctcgtgCATGCTCTGCCCATCTCCTTGGTTGTTCTGCCAACTATGATtcatttgctcccattggaaatgACCAGGCTCAGGTCTATCTtgggcacaggaggttggtggcaccttaattggggagaatggaCTCGtgttaatgactggagtggaatggtatcaaatgtgactcgtttcagaaAAAACCTTGCATATGTCACGGGTCACTATTTCACAGGTGAGCCATTtgaatataattttttttaaatcaaaatgcatATTTTGGCAGAAATGTCTTCTGAAACataactttcatgtgccttaataaaacTTGTATGCcttctgtaaatacaaataaaattgacAAATactgagcctagttggtttagccacagaaagaCAGCAACCTtctcgctagccatgattggctgagataatgagtggactggacatgctgagagatgagttcggattggtctgccatatagcacgcttctgtccatttgagctggtcagtatgtgtaggtaatcctgtcttgCGCGgcttcttatttttttatttttattttttttacaagtaTATTGCGTAggagaactgcataagtgttgctctccactttctggaggaccaagttttaaatcagtggaattagagaatgatagctaaggagatggagaaaacaccagtctctggattacatcttcaaactaagggcaaccatggtcaaatacatcaaacacgtggtttccggCCATTATGAGTCGTTCTCCCCGCAGCAGCATTCTGTgctcttgggttagttataaaaatcttTACCAGTAGTGTCCTTCGCCCCCACCGGTCAGACACTGTTTCCCGCAGTTCTGCTAACGACGGCGGCAGCGGAGGACACTGTGCTAGCTTAGCCAGCTCGTCCTGAGGCTGACGCCGGTACACAGCAGGCGATGAcgtgtgtt
This genomic stretch from Oncorhynchus kisutch isolate 150728-3 linkage group LG7, Okis_V2, whole genome shotgun sequence harbors:
- the LOC109892061 gene encoding acidic leucine-rich nuclear phosphoprotein 32 family member B-like isoform X1; its protein translation is MGKKSDLRDFERGMIVGSRRAGSSISQTATLLGFSRTAVSVVYREWRDKQKTSSQRQSSGRKQLVDKRGRRRLERIVQTNKRATVRQITAQYNSGVQNGISERTTRRSLSRMGYSSKRRANEEWKNIACVDKVPPTSCAQDRPEPGHFQWEQMNHSWQNNQGDGQSMHELVRELVLDNCRSNEGKIKGLSEEFVNLEFLSLINVGLISVSKLPKLGKLKKLELSDNRISDGLDVLAEKLPNLTHLNLSGNQLKDIRTLEPLKKLDGLKSLDLFNCEVTNLNDYRESVFKLLPQLTYLDGYDVEDREASDSDGEVDDDDDEGEDEDIEEEDFDEEDDDYEEERVVVVGEDDEISGDKEEEDLGIDDEVDEDEIKAVQGEKRKQEPDKDDYEQKTTAYQVTNPFPLHPDTHPTYATTLSQL
- the LOC109892061 gene encoding acidic leucine-rich nuclear phosphoprotein 32 family member B-like isoform X2; its protein translation is MGKKSDLRDFERGMIVGSRRAGSSISQTATLLGFSRTAVSVVYREWRDKQKTSSQRQSSGRKQLVDKRGRRRLERIVQTNKRATVRQITAQYNSGVQNGISERTTRRSLSRMGYSSKRRANEEWKNIACVDKVRELVLDNCRSNEGKIKGLSEEFVNLEFLSLINVGLISVSKLPKLGKLKKLELSDNRISDGLDVLAEKLPNLTHLNLSGNQLKDIRTLEPLKKLDGLKSLDLFNCEVTNLNDYRESVFKLLPQLTYLDGYDVEDREASDSDGEVDDDDDEGEDEDIEEEDFDEEDDDYEEERVVVVGEDDEISGDKEEEDLGIDDEVDEDEIKAVQGEKRKQEPDKDDYEQKTTAYQVTNPFPLHPDTHPTYATTLSQL